A genomic segment from Arcobacter acticola encodes:
- a CDS encoding IS4 family transposase, with product MGIDNFIETAMKSVLKNPIVLVLRDINFSSILKQSNFIKRDVGVPPYMVILQFLYMFLINKKISSFMKYSNDSFKKDVYYRLLKNSKYNWRKLLLLTSVNLINKLSSLQKPTDTKVFIIDDTVEIKRGKYIEGSCKNLWSNKDKRVVKGLNIVSLNYSDTHTDMMLDFSMNYNKNQIIDSIDNKYHHRSNAYKRRIEGRNGKNIQAINMLKRALSSGIYADYLLVDSWYAKPNFIKEVRDNGLDTIARVAKSNRIWQFSGKYKTLEALYNHEKQNKTSKLGNYNSIKYSYVSTITTHKTLGRVKIVFIRTKENLIPIFSTNIHLSDLEIINTYKKRWNIEQGYKDLREYFQFGKEENRIYEALIARITLSFLAYNLTSYINRINNEPQTLGNLFKDLECQLETLAISMELFLKILENLLQTTEIVKRNKDLELIINVLRIHTKKQLGFMCES from the coding sequence ATGGGTATTGACAATTTTATCGAAACTGCTATGAAGAGTGTGTTAAAGAATCCTATAGTTTTAGTTTTAAGAGATATAAATTTTAGCAGTATTTTAAAACAAAGTAATTTTATCAAGCGTGATGTAGGTGTGCCGCCGTATATGGTGATCTTACAATTTTTATATATGTTCCTTATTAATAAAAAGATCTCATCCTTTATGAAATATAGTAATGACAGTTTTAAGAAAGATGTTTATTATAGATTACTAAAAAATAGTAAATACAACTGGAGAAAATTATTGTTGCTCACATCCGTGAACTTAATCAATAAACTTTCATCATTGCAAAAGCCAACTGATACAAAAGTATTTATCATTGATGACACAGTTGAAATTAAGCGTGGAAAATATATAGAAGGCAGTTGTAAGAATTTATGGAGCAATAAAGATAAAAGAGTAGTTAAGGGTTTAAATATTGTATCACTAAACTATAGTGATACTCATACCGATATGATGCTAGATTTTTCCATGAACTATAATAAAAATCAAATTATAGATTCTATTGATAATAAATATCACCATAGAAGCAATGCCTATAAACGAAGAATTGAAGGGAGAAACGGTAAAAATATCCAAGCAATAAATATGCTAAAACGAGCTTTAAGTTCAGGAATATATGCAGACTATCTACTTGTCGATAGCTGGTATGCAAAACCAAATTTTATCAAAGAGGTTAGAGATAATGGTTTGGATACGATTGCAAGGGTTGCAAAAAGCAATAGAATCTGGCAGTTTAGTGGGAAATATAAAACACTTGAAGCTCTATATAATCATGAAAAACAAAATAAAACTTCAAAACTTGGTAACTATAACTCCATCAAATACTCCTATGTTTCAACTATCACTACACATAAAACACTTGGAAGAGTAAAGATTGTATTTATAAGAACCAAAGAAAATCTAATACCAATATTTTCAACCAATATACATTTATCAGATTTAGAGATTATAAATACATACAAAAAACGGTGGAATATTGAGCAAGGATATAAAGACCTAAGGGAATACTTTCAATTCGGTAAAGAGGAAAACCGCATTTATGAAGCCCTAATAGCTAGAATCACTCTATCATTCCTTGCATACAATTTAACAAGCTATATCAATCGTATCAATAATGAACCACAAACTTTAGGAAACTTATTCAAAGACTTAGAGTGTCAGCTTGAAACCCTTGCTATTTCAATGGAACTATTCCTAAAAATATTAGAAAACTTGCTCCAAACTACAGAAATTGTCAAGAGAAATAAAGATTTAGAGCTTATTATCAATGTTTTACGCATTCATACCAAAAAGCAACTTGGTTTTATGTGCGAAAGTTGA
- a CDS encoding CoA-binding protein: MDCEFPTVNSKSEEIIEIFKNTKTIAIAGLSPDASKASNMVAVYLQNAGFKIVPVYPKEDTILGEKVYRTISEIPFKIDMVDIFRKPDAIAAIVDEVIARGDVDTVWTQLGLVNNEAALKAKEAGLKVVQNKCTKIEHRNLF, encoded by the coding sequence ATGGATTGTGAATTTCCAACAGTAAATTCAAAAAGTGAAGAGATAATAGAAATTTTTAAAAATACAAAAACAATAGCAATAGCAGGTCTTTCTCCAGATGCTTCAAAAGCTTCAAATATGGTGGCTGTTTATTTGCAAAATGCTGGATTTAAAATAGTTCCTGTGTATCCAAAAGAAGATACAATTTTAGGAGAAAAGGTTTATAGAACTATTTCAGAAATTCCATTTAAAATAGATATGGTTGATATTTTTAGAAAACCAGATGCAATTGCTGCCATTGTAGATGAAGTAATAGCAAGAGGTGATGTTGATACAGTATGGACACAATTAGGTCTTGTAAATAATGAAGCTGCTTTAAAAGCAAAAGAAGCAGGATTAAAAGTTGTTCAAAATAAATGTACTAAGATAGAACATAGAAATTTATTCTAA
- a CDS encoding HAMP domain-containing sensor histidine kinase: MESKSIYRQFYTKLIIATSLFIITLSFIFYEYARSTVYDDIQQNMLSHAKQLYKASLSTKNLEPVENDNLTINLVTNSILLNYQFQNYQRGGDYYIKLLYPFDLENKQFLQIIRNISLERELLYSVIFKNLFILAIPGFLLMLLYSLAVSKSLLKPIIQINKKLSNMDENSLTQIDKKDLPIEFHSLANSINSLTNRIETYVKFKKELFIGAAHELKTPLAVMKLKNEVTLKKKREIEKYEETLKLTIKSIDDMNIMISSILDIGRTEGAQFEQNIELDLVEYIKKKANDYRMLSAQKNIIITFFSNVNHLNTSIQLTLFNQILQNFVQNAIKFTPNEKSIAIRLKKTKDEIIITVTDEGIGINENVDLFAPFKRIGNQSGVGLGLFLAKNAADALRAKITLENRNDGKTGCIAKLVLNNTSKAID, encoded by the coding sequence ATGGAAAGTAAAAGTATATATAGACAGTTTTACACAAAACTAATTATAGCTACTTCACTTTTCATTATTACCCTATCCTTTATTTTCTATGAATATGCAAGAAGTACCGTTTATGACGATATTCAACAAAATATGCTAAGTCATGCAAAACAACTTTATAAAGCGTCTTTATCTACTAAAAATCTAGAACCAGTAGAAAATGATAATCTAACTATAAACCTAGTAACAAATAGTATTTTACTTAATTATCAATTTCAAAATTATCAACGTGGTGGAGATTATTATATAAAACTTCTATATCCTTTTGATTTAGAGAATAAACAATTTTTACAAATCATTAGAAACATAAGTTTAGAGCGAGAACTTTTATATTCTGTTATATTTAAAAATCTTTTTATACTGGCAATTCCAGGATTTCTTTTAATGCTTTTATATTCATTAGCTGTTTCAAAATCACTATTAAAGCCAATTATTCAAATAAATAAAAAACTTTCAAATATGGATGAGAATTCATTAACACAAATTGATAAAAAAGACTTACCAATAGAATTTCATTCACTTGCTAATTCTATTAACTCTTTAACAAATAGAATTGAAACCTATGTGAAGTTTAAAAAAGAGCTATTTATTGGAGCTGCCCATGAACTTAAAACTCCACTTGCAGTAATGAAGTTAAAAAATGAAGTTACTTTAAAGAAAAAAAGAGAAATAGAAAAGTATGAAGAGACTCTCAAACTTACTATAAAATCCATTGATGATATGAATATAATGATCTCTTCAATTTTAGATATAGGAAGAACAGAAGGTGCTCAATTTGAACAAAATATTGAATTAGATTTAGTTGAGTATATAAAGAAAAAAGCAAATGATTACAGAATGCTAAGTGCTCAAAAAAATATCATTATTACATTTTTCTCAAATGTGAATCATCTAAATACTTCTATTCAACTCACATTATTCAATCAAATTTTACAAAATTTTGTACAAAATGCAATAAAATTTACTCCAAATGAGAAATCAATAGCAATTAGACTTAAAAAAACAAAAGATGAAATTATCATAACTGTTACAGATGAAGGTATTGGAATAAACGAAAATGTAGATTTATTTGCACCTTTTAAAAGAATAGGAAATCAAAGTGGAGTTGGACTTGGATTATTTCTTGCTAAAAATGCTGCTGATGCATTAAGAGCTAAAATAACATTAGAAAATAGAAATGATGGGAAAACTGGATGTATTGCTAAGCTTGTACTTAACAACACATCAAAAGCTATAGATTAG
- the hsrA gene encoding homeostatic response regulator transcription factor HsrA, with protein sequence MRILIIEDEITLNRTLQEGLSDFGYQVDTAENYKDAEYFIDIRNYDLVLTDWMLPDGDGIELCKIVKNRSSRTAVVIISARDDKESEIEALKSGADDFIKKPFDFDILLARIEARLRFGGTNVIEIDDLIINPDEEKIEYAGVEIELKGKPFEVLTHLARHRDQIVSKEQLLDAIWEEPELVTPNVIEVAINQIRQKMDKPLNISTIETIRRRGYRFCYPNTVEDAKAKTN encoded by the coding sequence ATGAGAATATTGATTATTGAAGATGAAATAACACTAAATAGAACACTACAAGAAGGTCTTTCTGACTTCGGATATCAAGTAGATACTGCTGAAAACTATAAAGACGCAGAATATTTTATTGACATTAGAAACTATGATTTAGTTTTAACAGACTGGATGTTACCAGATGGTGATGGTATTGAATTATGTAAAATCGTAAAAAACAGAAGTTCAAGAACAGCAGTTGTAATTATCTCTGCTAGAGATGATAAAGAAAGTGAAATCGAAGCTCTTAAATCAGGTGCTGATGACTTTATTAAAAAACCATTTGATTTTGATATCTTACTTGCAAGAATTGAAGCAAGATTAAGATTTGGTGGAACAAATGTAATTGAAATTGATGACTTAATCATTAATCCTGATGAAGAAAAAATCGAATATGCAGGTGTTGAAATTGAATTAAAAGGTAAACCTTTTGAAGTATTAACACACTTAGCAAGACATAGAGATCAAATTGTTTCAAAAGAGCAATTATTAGACGCAATTTGGGAAGAGCCTGAATTAGTTACTCCAAATGTAATTGAAGTTGCAATTAACCAAATTAGACAAAAAATGGACAAACCATTAAATATCTCTACTATTGAAACAATTAGAAGAAGAGGTTATAGATTCTGTTATCCAAATACAGTTGAAGATGCAAAAGCTAAAACTAACTAG
- a CDS encoding peptidylprolyl isomerase, whose amino-acid sequence MKRIVSSLVASIALVSTLNAADFYASVDGENITKKDITMVLQDPRIDFDKLPDTAKKQVLEQIINRKLLSKKALDDGIDKDPQYVEAISKIKEDLAFQVWQKNEVQKIKFTDAEKQDFYNKNKDKFIVPENLEASHILVKTEAEAKEIIKQLDKATKKEDKFKELAKTKSQDPAGKNGGYLGKFSADQMVPEFSAAATTMAKGSYSKTPVKTQFGYHVIYLKDKIAGKSLSYAEVESNISQILLGNSYNKKVKEITDELRKDAKIVIK is encoded by the coding sequence ATGAAAAGAATAGTGTCAAGTTTAGTTGCTTCAATTGCTTTAGTGTCAACATTAAATGCTGCAGATTTTTATGCTTCGGTTGATGGTGAGAATATTACAAAAAAAGATATTACAATGGTTTTACAAGATCCAAGAATTGATTTTGATAAACTTCCAGATACTGCAAAAAAACAAGTTTTAGAACAAATTATTAATAGAAAACTTCTTTCAAAAAAAGCATTAGATGATGGTATTGATAAAGACCCTCAATATGTTGAAGCTATTAGTAAAATCAAAGAAGATTTAGCTTTCCAAGTATGGCAAAAAAATGAAGTTCAAAAAATTAAATTTACAGATGCTGAAAAACAAGATTTTTATAATAAAAACAAAGATAAATTTATAGTTCCTGAAAATTTAGAAGCCAGTCATATTTTAGTAAAAACTGAAGCAGAAGCTAAAGAGATTATTAAACAATTAGATAAAGCTACTAAAAAAGAAGATAAATTTAAAGAATTAGCAAAAACTAAATCACAAGATCCAGCTGGTAAAAATGGTGGATATTTAGGTAAATTCTCAGCAGACCAAATGGTTCCAGAATTTTCAGCAGCAGCTACAACAATGGCAAAAGGTTCTTATTCAAAAACTCCTGTTAAAACTCAATTTGGTTACCATGTAATTTACTTAAAAGATAAAATTGCTGGTAAATCATTATCATATGCAGAAGTTGAAAGTAACATTTCTCAAATTTTATTAGGAAATAGTTATAATAAAAAAGTAAAAGAAATTACTGACGAATTAAGAAAAGACGCAAAAATCGTAATTAAATAA
- the fbaA gene encoding class II fructose-bisphosphate aldolase, translated as MGVLDVVKPGVLTGSEAKKLFAYAKENSFAIPAVNVVGTDSVNAVLEVAAKVNSPIIIQFSNGGAGFYAGKGLKTSDAAVLGGISGANHVHTMAAAYGVPVILHTDHAAKKLLPWIDGLLDAGKKHFEQTGRPLFTSHMLDLSEEPLEENIEICVEYFKKMNALDMMIEIELGITGGEEDGVDNSDVDNALLYTQPEEVCYAHEELSKVGPNFTIAASFGNVHGVYKPGNVQLSPKILDNSQKFIQEKLGTATAQPVDFVFHGGSGSLLEEIREAITYGVIKMNIDTDTQWAAWDGVRAYETKYHGYLQGQIGNPEGDDKPNKNYYDPRKWLRAGQESMIARLEVAFSDLCALNKN; from the coding sequence TTGGGTGTATTGGATGTAGTAAAACCTGGTGTTTTAACAGGTAGCGAAGCAAAAAAACTTTTTGCTTATGCTAAAGAAAATAGTTTTGCAATTCCAGCAGTTAACGTTGTAGGAACAGATTCAGTTAATGCTGTACTTGAAGTTGCTGCTAAAGTTAATTCACCAATTATAATTCAGTTTTCAAATGGTGGTGCTGGTTTTTATGCTGGAAAAGGTTTAAAAACTTCTGATGCTGCAGTTCTTGGTGGAATCAGTGGTGCAAATCATGTTCATACTATGGCTGCTGCTTATGGTGTACCTGTTATTTTACATACAGACCATGCTGCAAAAAAACTTTTGCCTTGGATTGATGGATTATTAGATGCAGGAAAAAAACATTTTGAGCAAACAGGAAGACCTTTATTTACTTCTCATATGTTAGATTTAAGTGAAGAGCCTTTAGAAGAGAATATTGAAATCTGTGTTGAGTACTTCAAAAAAATGAATGCACTTGATATGATGATTGAGATTGAACTTGGAATTACAGGTGGAGAAGAAGATGGTGTTGATAACTCAGATGTTGACAACGCGTTACTTTATACTCAACCTGAAGAAGTTTGCTATGCTCATGAAGAGTTAAGTAAAGTTGGACCTAACTTTACAATAGCAGCATCTTTTGGAAATGTTCATGGTGTTTATAAGCCAGGAAATGTTCAATTAAGTCCAAAAATCTTAGATAATTCTCAAAAATTTATCCAAGAAAAACTAGGAACTGCAACAGCTCAACCTGTTGATTTTGTATTCCATGGTGGGTCTGGTTCATTACTTGAAGAAATAAGAGAAGCTATCACTTATGGTGTTATTAAAATGAATATCGATACAGATACTCAATGGGCAGCATGGGATGGTGTAAGAGCTTATGAAACTAAATATCATGGATATTTACAAGGACAAATCGGAAACCCTGAGGGTGATGATAAGCCAAATAAAAACTACTATGATCCTAGAAAATGGTTAAGAGCAGGTCAAGAATCTATGATTGCTAGACTTGAAGTGGCATTTTCAGATCTTTGTGCTTTAAACAAAAACTAA
- a CDS encoding leucyl aminopeptidase: MNITLNQQKINETQSSLEIVILNKIKYLPIELKELLNNINFFKKSFNTHYDIKNNKLYVSCLKLKDEELKTAFASAIRFFKNLNIQDIKIDIIQSKKELSIQTIVEGLVLGNYEFLKYKSSNKIDKNSLIEIFIENSFKSKKKLESELKKALIISNSVNYTKDIVNSSPEDYYPQIMAEDAMQIAKSKNITCKIFGEDYLKEKNMNAMYSVGIASPHESKLIHLTYKAKNPIAKIILVGKGVTYDTGGMSLKRGDGMVSMKCDKGGGASVMGVIHALSSLNLPFEVHGIVGAVENMIGGDAYKPGDILTASNNKTIEVTNTDAEGRLVLADCLHYAQENIKDFDYIFDLATLTGASIGAFGGYTTAVMGYSEKLKKKISKASKKSGELVGFLPFNDYLEKLLESQVADFVNTSPNKNGAAITASLFLSKFIKDKNKKKWLHFDIAGPSYRKEVWAYNSYGATGVAVRLLIKFMEDLK, from the coding sequence ATGAATATAACTCTAAATCAACAAAAAATCAATGAAACTCAATCTTCACTTGAAATAGTAATTTTAAATAAAATTAAATATCTTCCAATAGAATTAAAAGAACTTTTAAATAATATTAATTTTTTTAAAAAATCTTTTAATACTCATTATGATATAAAAAACAATAAATTATATGTTTCATGTTTAAAATTAAAAGATGAAGAACTTAAAACAGCATTTGCAAGTGCTATAAGATTTTTTAAAAATCTAAATATACAAGATATAAAAATTGATATTATACAATCAAAAAAAGAGCTAAGTATTCAAACTATTGTTGAGGGATTAGTTTTAGGAAATTATGAATTTTTAAAATATAAATCTTCAAATAAAATAGATAAAAATAGCTTAATTGAAATATTTATTGAAAATTCTTTCAAGAGTAAAAAAAAGCTTGAATCAGAGCTAAAAAAAGCCCTAATTATTTCCAATAGTGTTAATTACACCAAAGATATTGTAAATAGTTCACCTGAGGATTATTATCCACAAATTATGGCAGAAGATGCCATGCAAATTGCAAAAAGTAAAAATATCACATGTAAAATATTTGGTGAAGATTATTTAAAAGAAAAAAATATGAATGCCATGTACAGTGTAGGAATTGCTTCTCCCCATGAAAGTAAATTGATTCATTTAACATATAAAGCAAAAAATCCAATAGCAAAAATTATTCTTGTTGGAAAAGGTGTAACTTATGATACGGGTGGAATGAGTTTAAAGCGTGGTGATGGAATGGTTTCAATGAAATGTGATAAAGGTGGAGGTGCAAGTGTTATGGGTGTTATACATGCTCTTAGCTCTCTTAATTTGCCTTTTGAAGTTCATGGAATCGTGGGTGCTGTTGAAAATATGATTGGTGGTGATGCTTATAAACCAGGAGATATTTTAACGGCTTCAAATAATAAAACAATAGAAGTAACAAATACAGATGCTGAAGGGCGTTTAGTTTTGGCTGATTGTTTACATTATGCTCAAGAAAATATAAAAGATTTTGATTATATTTTTGATTTAGCAACACTAACAGGAGCAAGTATTGGAGCTTTTGGTGGATATACAACAGCTGTTATGGGATATAGTGAAAAATTAAAAAAGAAGATTTCAAAAGCTTCAAAAAAATCGGGTGAACTTGTAGGCTTTTTACCTTTTAATGATTATTTAGAAAAACTTTTAGAAAGCCAAGTAGCTGATTTTGTAAACACAAGTCCAAATAAAAATGGAGCAGCAATTACTGCATCACTTTTTTTAAGTAAATTTATAAAAGATAAAAATAAGAAAAAATGGCTTCATTTTGATATAGCAGGACCATCATATAGAAAAGAAGTTTGGGCTTATAACTCTTATGGAGCAACGGGAGTTGCTGTTAGATTACTTATTAAATTTATGGAAGATTTGAAATAA
- a CDS encoding quinoprotein relay system zinc metallohydrolase 1, whose product MKSLIFFFCLISYGFSNDFDYKLKPIKLAENSYYFYGKEEYFSKENGGDIANSSFIITEKSVILIDTGSSQQYGKQVKEEIRKITNKPIKYILNTHHHPDHFLGNSAFSSGDIYASEFTKNEIETNGDLYIVNLVNIIHEAMDKTKIKAPNQILTDKSLDFDGYKLKIFYLDGHTSSDIVIYDENTKILYTSDLVFYKRTPSTPHANMDNWIKSLKELEKIDYSILVPGHGISSTTKEPTKENIAYLEYLDNTLKKAAKEGLDIFEILSKPIPKEFKSFTMFEEEFERSVINLYPSYEKDLK is encoded by the coding sequence ATGAAATCTCTAATCTTTTTCTTTTGTTTAATCTCATATGGATTTTCAAATGATTTTGATTATAAATTAAAGCCTATAAAATTAGCTGAAAACAGTTACTATTTTTATGGGAAAGAAGAATACTTCTCAAAAGAAAATGGTGGTGATATTGCAAATAGTTCTTTTATAATTACAGAAAAATCTGTAATTTTAATAGATACAGGAAGCTCACAACAATATGGGAAACAAGTAAAAGAAGAGATAAGAAAAATTACAAATAAACCTATAAAATACATTCTAAATACACACCATCATCCTGATCACTTTTTGGGAAATAGTGCCTTTTCTTCTGGTGATATCTACGCATCTGAATTTACAAAAAACGAAATAGAAACAAATGGTGATTTATATATAGTAAATTTAGTAAATATTATTCATGAAGCTATGGATAAAACAAAAATAAAAGCACCAAATCAAATTTTGACAGATAAGAGTTTAGATTTTGATGGCTATAAGTTAAAAATATTTTATCTTGATGGACACACTTCAAGTGACATTGTGATTTATGATGAAAATACAAAAATTCTTTATACCTCTGATTTAGTTTTTTATAAAAGAACTCCTTCTACGCCACATGCAAATATGGATAATTGGATTAAATCTTTAAAAGAACTTGAAAAAATAGATTATTCTATATTAGTTCCTGGACATGGAATTAGCTCAACAACAAAAGAGCCTACAAAAGAGAATATTGCTTATTTAGAATATTTAGACAATACTTTAAAAAAAGCAGCAAAAGAGGGATTAGATATTTTTGAAATACTAAGTAAACCAATTCCAAAAGAGTTTAAAAGTTTTACTATGTTTGAAGAAGAGTTTGAAAGATCAGTTATAAATCTATATCCCTCATATGAAAAAGATTTGAAATAA
- a CDS encoding quinoprotein dehydrogenase-associated SoxYZ-like carrier produces the protein MKYIFFLLIYFLFAQNTYANNPVESPTFDDILKRIIQDDKYIFDDKNINIKVPLFADNPVQVPIFVDAKAIKNAKRLILFADLNPIEKIIDMDLVNLLPIVSLNIKVAQETPIRALILDDKGLWHIGSNNIKSFGGGCSVSSVASTDTNFDKLLGKAKGNVFKTPDSIRLKASIFHPMETGLVFGNSEFYINKITIKADDKVLANIDAYSSISENPRFIFETTLESQNYKIEFFDIDGNKFNMDIK, from the coding sequence ATGAAATATATATTTTTTTTATTAATATACTTTTTATTTGCACAAAACACTTATGCAAATAACCCTGTTGAGTCTCCCACTTTTGACGATATTTTAAAAAGAATCATACAAGACGATAAATATATATTTGATGATAAAAATATCAATATAAAAGTTCCCTTATTTGCCGATAATCCAGTACAAGTTCCTATTTTTGTAGATGCAAAAGCTATTAAAAATGCTAAAAGATTAATTTTATTTGCAGACCTAAACCCAATAGAAAAAATAATAGATATGGATTTGGTAAATCTTCTTCCAATAGTATCATTAAATATAAAAGTTGCTCAAGAAACACCAATTCGTGCTTTAATTTTAGATGATAAGGGACTTTGGCATATAGGAAGTAACAATATCAAAAGTTTTGGAGGAGGATGTTCAGTCTCTAGTGTTGCATCCACTGATACAAACTTTGATAAGCTTCTTGGAAAAGCAAAGGGAAATGTATTTAAAACCCCTGATTCAATTAGACTAAAAGCTTCTATTTTTCATCCAATGGAAACAGGTCTTGTATTTGGAAATAGTGAGTTTTATATAAATAAAATCACTATAAAAGCTGATGATAAAGTATTAGCAAATATTGATGCTTATTCATCTATTAGTGAAAATCCAAGGTTTATATTTGAAACAACACTTGAATCTCAAAACTATAAAATAGAGTTTTTTGATATCGATGGAAACAAATTTAATATGGACATAAAATGA
- a CDS encoding substrate-binding periplasmic protein, whose amino-acid sequence MKNILKLSALTLILAINLFARSIDDIKASGEIVIAVYENFPPYSYIEDGVEKGIDIELGKKVAASLNVKPLWYFTGFDENLAGDLRNTIWRGNLIHKTKADIMFRIPYDYDYLRMTDISTGELENERVTIKGPYQSEKWIIATNKEVIPQIKTLAIFAYQTIGVEIDMLPDLHLSGFARGLLQRNIKHYTNFQDAVNDFKSGKLDAIAGLKSQIEYLIDYKNNKDKYYLSQDIPQMKSQWDLATAVSSSYRDLSYHVDGVLDEAYKDGEIKKIFESFGVEYLPPIAKTQ is encoded by the coding sequence ATGAAAAATATTCTTAAATTATCTGCTCTAACACTAATTCTAGCAATAAATTTATTTGCAAGAAGTATTGATGATATAAAAGCAAGTGGAGAAATAGTAATTGCTGTTTATGAAAACTTTCCACCTTACTCATATATTGAAGATGGTGTAGAAAAAGGGATTGACATCGAGCTTGGTAAAAAGGTCGCAGCCTCATTAAATGTAAAACCCCTATGGTATTTTACAGGCTTTGATGAAAATCTTGCAGGTGATTTAAGAAACACAATTTGGAGAGGGAATCTAATACATAAAACAAAAGCTGATATTATGTTTAGAATCCCATACGATTATGATTATCTAAGAATGACTGATATTTCTACAGGTGAATTAGAAAATGAAAGAGTAACAATTAAAGGTCCATATCAAAGTGAAAAATGGATAATTGCTACAAATAAAGAAGTAATACCTCAAATAAAAACTCTAGCAATATTTGCTTATCAAACTATTGGTGTAGAAATAGATATGCTTCCTGATTTGCATTTAAGTGGATTTGCTAGAGGTTTATTGCAAAGAAATATTAAACACTATACAAATTTTCAAGATGCTGTAAATGATTTTAAAAGTGGAAAACTTGATGCAATTGCTGGATTAAAATCACAAATAGAATATCTAATTGATTATAAAAACAATAAAGATAAATACTACTTATCTCAAGACATTCCACAAATGAAATCTCAATGGGATTTGGCAACTGCCGTATCAAGTTCTTATAGAGACTTATCTTACCATGTGGATGGGGTATTAGATGAAGCTTATAAAGATGGTGAGATTAAAAAAATCTTTGAAAGTTTTGGAGTTGAATATTTACCTCCTATAGCAAAAACACAATAA
- the pedF gene encoding cytochrome c-550 PedF produces the protein MRKITLALLATTVLAFGHGSVTPQAIDTKNLKPLGAEWLEENPYKGDEAAIKLGKYAYSENCARCHGLDAVSGGIAPDLRALDDGIDGDEWYMERARGGAVRNGNVYMPPFEGVLNQEAMWAIRAYLVSLPKE, from the coding sequence ATGAGAAAAATTACACTAGCATTACTTGCTACAACTGTATTAGCTTTTGGACACGGAAGTGTTACTCCTCAAGCTATTGATACTAAAAATTTAAAACCACTTGGAGCTGAATGGTTAGAAGAAAATCCTTATAAAGGTGATGAAGCTGCCATTAAACTTGGTAAGTATGCATATAGTGAAAACTGTGCTAGATGTCATGGATTAGATGCTGTTTCTGGTGGGATTGCACCTGATTTAAGAGCATTAGATGATGGTATTGATGGTGATGAGTGGTATATGGAAAGAGCAAGAGGTGGAGCTGTTAGAAATGGAAATGTTTATATGCCTCCATTTGAAGGTGTGTTAAATCAAGAAGCAATGTGGGCTATTAGAGCTTATTTAGTATCTTTACCAAAAGAATAA